From a single Hymenobacter sp. YIM 151500-1 genomic region:
- a CDS encoding acyl-ACP desaturase encodes MITASMTSRAEVLQYLEPFLRSNLGSFLKSVESSWQPTDFLPDSRLDNFFDQVKQLRERAKELSYDLLAVLIGDTITEEALPNYEAWFHQLDDLGRDPNNGWAQWIRGWTAEENRHGDLLNRYLYLCGRVNMREFEVSTQYLIADGFDLGTAHDPYRAFVYTSYQETATNLSHRRVGMLARKAGDDQLSKICGMIAGDETRHARVYKTFVEKIFEVDPSEMMLAFEDMMRKKIVMPAHYMRELGVEMGKTFGHFTDAAQRLGVYTSHDYTDILDTLIKDWKIDQITGLNGAAEKAREYIMALPNRLRRVADRMPVPKLEYKFKWIE; translated from the coding sequence ATGATTACCGCCTCTATGACTTCTCGTGCGGAAGTGCTTCAGTACTTGGAGCCCTTTTTGCGTTCCAATCTCGGCTCGTTTCTCAAAAGTGTGGAGAGCAGCTGGCAGCCCACCGATTTTTTGCCCGATTCCCGCCTCGACAACTTTTTCGACCAGGTAAAGCAGCTGCGGGAGCGGGCCAAGGAGTTGAGCTACGACCTGCTGGCCGTGCTCATCGGCGACACCATCACCGAAGAAGCCTTGCCCAACTACGAGGCTTGGTTTCATCAGCTCGACGACCTGGGGCGCGACCCCAACAACGGCTGGGCCCAGTGGATCAGGGGGTGGACGGCCGAGGAAAACCGCCACGGCGACCTGCTCAACCGCTACCTCTACCTGTGCGGGCGCGTCAACATGCGCGAGTTTGAGGTCAGCACCCAGTACCTCATTGCCGATGGCTTCGACCTGGGCACGGCCCACGACCCGTACCGGGCCTTCGTGTACACCAGCTACCAGGAAACGGCCACCAACCTCTCGCACCGCCGCGTGGGCATGCTGGCCCGCAAAGCCGGCGACGACCAGCTCTCCAAAATCTGCGGCATGATTGCCGGCGACGAAACCCGCCACGCCCGCGTCTACAAAACCTTCGTGGAGAAAATCTTTGAGGTGGACCCCTCCGAGATGATGCTGGCCTTCGAGGACATGATGCGCAAAAAGATTGTGATGCCCGCCCACTACATGCGCGAGCTGGGCGTGGAGATGGGCAAAACCTTCGGCCACTTCACCGACGCCGCCCAGCGCCTGGGCGTGTACACCAGCCACGACTACACCGACATCCTCGACACGCTCATCAAAGACTGGAAAATCGACCAGATAACCGGCCTGAACGGCGCCGCCGAGAAGGCCCGCGAGTACATTATGGCCCTGCCCAACCGCCTGCGCCGCGTCGCCGACCGGATGCCCGTGCCCAAGCTGGAATACAAGTTCAAGTGGATTGAATAG
- a CDS encoding ArnT family glycosyltransferase, which produces MNRTGPGLATWALLFVAAFTVAYFFLTHEGLYALDDYFYARYAHQLLSGTFRVEPDPLGLLHDPLKERFLIFGPVAGLYALLGVNIISTTLWPLLATLGCAVLMWRLYGRREPVVAAGAMLLLGLHYFTLNLTNYLYPDNILMFWCLACAAALLSGRRPGRQQPGRWGLLFAGLNFAALLSKETIIYYLPFYVGVLVLDLRRRRHGRFWAVAVGSGAALLVIYLGFYQVFTDDALYRLHLIERTNEFLKEGNYLLGNRAALVARLTWQPLAFFVSIGLAPMLVLAAVAARRPGPVLASEAPETGPDRQFWLALAGSTLAFYWLGSTSFSQYNPITLLPRMTTPLLPPLALAAGFGLRHVLLEGTGRAAAGVGALLLGAAAWLHNSLSVVYGALGLYWLAVGLGQGRRFWPAALRPGTGALVALTLLVLAGSLALRPVYFMQKPSVSSHFAQERVIRGHLTAPAAQGVVFVDDYLIGNYDFYYSFRVPPGLRYRRFWARDSVQLAPGERAWLLLNRSTLTNDELTRKLIRYSPDSVLSWYPRRRLVEQYGKVELYEVKW; this is translated from the coding sequence GTGAATCGAACTGGACCCGGCCTGGCTACGTGGGCGCTGCTGTTTGTGGCGGCGTTTACCGTAGCGTACTTCTTCCTGACGCATGAGGGGCTGTATGCCCTGGACGATTATTTCTACGCCCGTTATGCCCACCAGCTGCTCAGCGGCACGTTTCGGGTGGAGCCCGACCCGCTGGGCCTGCTCCACGACCCGCTGAAGGAGCGGTTCCTGATTTTTGGGCCAGTGGCGGGCTTGTATGCCTTGCTGGGCGTCAACATCATCAGCACCACGCTCTGGCCCCTGCTGGCCACGCTGGGCTGCGCGGTGCTGATGTGGCGGCTGTACGGGCGGCGCGAGCCGGTGGTAGCGGCCGGGGCCATGCTGCTGCTGGGGCTGCACTACTTCACCCTCAACCTCACCAACTACCTCTATCCCGACAACATTCTGATGTTCTGGTGCCTGGCTTGCGCGGCGGCGCTGCTGAGCGGGCGGCGGCCGGGGCGGCAGCAGCCGGGGCGCTGGGGGCTGCTGTTTGCGGGCCTCAACTTCGCCGCCCTGCTCAGCAAGGAAACCATCATCTACTACCTGCCTTTCTACGTGGGCGTGCTAGTTCTCGACCTGCGTCGGCGCCGCCACGGGCGGTTCTGGGCCGTAGCAGTGGGTTCGGGAGCAGCGTTGCTGGTAATCTATTTGGGGTTTTATCAGGTGTTTACGGATGATGCCCTGTACCGCCTCCACCTGATTGAGCGCACCAACGAGTTTCTGAAAGAAGGCAACTACCTGCTCGGCAACCGCGCAGCCCTAGTGGCCCGCCTGACGTGGCAGCCGCTGGCGTTTTTCGTAAGCATCGGCCTGGCGCCTATGCTGGTGCTGGCGGCGGTGGCCGCCAGGCGCCCCGGCCCTGTTTTAGCCTCGGAAGCACCCGAAACCGGGCCAGACCGGCAGTTCTGGCTGGCGCTGGCGGGCAGCACCCTGGCGTTCTACTGGCTGGGCAGTACCTCGTTCAGCCAGTACAACCCCATCACCCTGCTGCCGCGCATGACCACGCCCTTGCTGCCACCTCTGGCCTTGGCCGCGGGCTTCGGCCTGCGCCACGTGCTGCTGGAGGGCACGGGTCGCGCGGCGGCCGGCGTGGGCGCCCTGCTGCTGGGCGCCGCCGCGTGGCTGCACAACAGCCTGTCGGTGGTGTACGGGGCGCTGGGACTGTACTGGCTGGCGGTGGGCCTGGGGCAGGGCCGCCGCTTCTGGCCCGCGGCCTTGCGGCCGGGCACTGGGGCGCTGGTGGCCCTTACGCTGCTGGTACTGGCCGGCAGCCTGGCCCTGCGGCCAGTGTACTTTATGCAGAAACCGTCGGTGTCCTCGCACTTCGCCCAGGAGCGAGTGATACGCGGCCACCTCACAGCCCCGGCCGCTCAGGGCGTGGTGTTCGTGGATGACTACCTGATTGGCAATTACGACTTTTACTACAGCTTCCGAGTGCCGCCGGGCCTGCGCTACCGCCGTTTCTGGGCCCGCGACTCGGTGCAACTAGCGCCCGGCGAGCGGGCCTGGCTTTTGCTCAACCGCAGCACCCTCACCAACGACGAACTCACCCGCAAGCTCATCCGCTACTCCCCCGACTCTGTGCTCAGCTGGTACCCCCGCCGCCGGCTCGTGGAGCAGTATGGGAAAGTGGAATTGTATGAGGTGAAGTGGTGA
- a CDS encoding glycosyltransferase translates to MHTPEPDQPLVTIVALCYNHGRFLETALDSILAQTYPRLEVWLVDDASTDGSAEVLRRYAAAHPHWHLLLLPQNVGNCRAFNQALSRSRGEFVIDFATDDVLLPTRVARQVAAFQQAGPRCGMVYSDAELIDEQDRHVRYHFRRDARGLHPRPASGLVFADVLARYFISTPTMMMRRATLLELGGYDEALAYEDFDFWVRAARDWEFHFLDEVTTQKRLHPQSMSSRGYRPHDPYLRSTIRVCHKALALCRTEAERDALAVRVRWELRQAVRHRNLPEARDLYQLLRQLRRVQVVDWLLGVVVRRLVGR, encoded by the coding sequence ATGCACACTCCCGAGCCGGACCAGCCCCTCGTCACCATCGTGGCCCTATGCTACAACCACGGCCGGTTTCTGGAAACGGCCCTGGATTCCATCCTGGCCCAGACCTACCCCCGCCTGGAAGTGTGGCTAGTAGACGATGCCAGCACCGATGGCAGCGCCGAGGTGCTGCGGCGCTATGCCGCGGCGCACCCGCACTGGCACCTGCTGTTACTGCCCCAGAACGTGGGTAACTGCCGGGCCTTCAATCAGGCTCTAAGCCGTAGCCGGGGCGAGTTCGTTATTGACTTCGCCACCGATGATGTACTGCTGCCCACCCGCGTGGCCCGGCAGGTGGCGGCGTTTCAGCAGGCGGGTCCGCGCTGCGGCATGGTGTACTCCGATGCCGAGTTGATTGACGAGCAGGACCGCCACGTGCGCTACCACTTCCGCCGCGACGCCCGCGGCCTGCACCCGCGCCCCGCCTCGGGCCTGGTGTTTGCCGACGTGCTGGCCCGCTACTTCATCAGCACGCCCACCATGATGATGCGCCGCGCCACCCTGCTGGAGCTGGGCGGCTACGACGAAGCCCTGGCTTACGAGGACTTCGACTTCTGGGTGCGCGCCGCCCGCGACTGGGAGTTTCACTTTCTCGATGAAGTCACCACCCAGAAGCGCCTGCATCCGCAGTCCATGTCGAGCCGCGGCTACCGCCCCCACGACCCTTACCTGCGCTCCACCATCCGCGTCTGCCACAAGGCCCTGGCCCTGTGCCGCACCGAGGCCGAGCGCGACGCCCTGGCCGTGCGCGTGCGCTGGGAGCTGCGCCAGGCCGTCCGCCACCGCAACCTCCCCGAAGCCCGCGACTTGTACCAGCTGCTGCGCCAGCTGCGCCGGGTGCAAGTAGTGGATTGGTTGTTGGGAGTGGTGGTGAGGCGGTTAGTAGGAAGGTGA
- a CDS encoding MATE family efflux transporter, protein MPVSTSQPESRSMVAARFLRGSVGSGVAVGARTAGALLLNKLLAVYGGPGGLTLLAHFQNLMALFTTLPNDGVHVGVVKYLAPLRPNSGRYRAWLGAGLVLNAGALLLSGLALLLAPGQLLGLFGTGAGWGLTLLLGLGLLTAYAFVGAVLLAAGRLRAYVGLTVLLSALGVGAVAGALGLGWSVPGALLAYLLAQGLTVLPALVLARRAGLLPSLRLRPSRLAVRQLGRFLLMAVSVLLFSKAVDFGLREVLIRQFSLAQTDLWQAVAKLSDNYTMVFSAVMGSAYYPRLAALSGQLGQRRRLVRTVLVVVAAAAALGLGLLWLLRGWLLPLLFTPSFAAAGFLLAPQLLGDWAKFLTWTLLFQLTAQAQVGRYVAVQAASAALLAGLLALLLPRYGLLGAPLAHAARFGLVLAWGLWYFRRELW, encoded by the coding sequence ATGCCTGTATCAACTTCCCAGCCTGAGTCCCGGTCGATGGTGGCGGCGCGGTTTCTGCGTGGGTCGGTGGGCTCGGGGGTGGCGGTGGGGGCGCGCACGGCGGGGGCGCTGCTGCTCAACAAGCTGCTGGCCGTGTACGGCGGGCCCGGCGGCCTCACGCTGCTGGCCCACTTCCAGAACCTGATGGCCCTGTTCACCACCCTGCCCAACGACGGCGTGCACGTGGGTGTGGTGAAGTACCTGGCGCCCCTGCGGCCGAACTCGGGGCGGTACCGGGCCTGGCTGGGAGCCGGGCTGGTGCTGAATGCCGGGGCCCTGCTGCTGAGTGGCCTAGCCCTGCTGCTGGCGCCGGGGCAGCTGCTGGGTTTGTTCGGCACTGGGGCCGGCTGGGGCCTGACGCTGCTGCTGGGCCTGGGGCTGCTCACGGCCTACGCCTTCGTGGGAGCAGTGCTGCTGGCCGCCGGCCGCCTACGGGCCTACGTCGGCCTGACGGTGCTGCTGAGCGCCCTGGGCGTGGGGGCAGTGGCCGGGGCGCTGGGCCTGGGCTGGTCGGTGCCGGGCGCGTTGCTGGCCTACCTGCTGGCCCAGGGCCTGACCGTGCTGCCGGCCCTGGTGCTGGCCCGCCGCGCCGGCCTGCTACCGTCGCTACGGCTCCGGCCGAGCCGGCTAGCGGTGCGGCAGCTGGGCCGGTTTCTGCTTATGGCCGTGAGCGTGCTGCTATTCAGCAAAGCCGTGGACTTTGGCTTGCGCGAAGTCCTGATTCGGCAGTTCAGCCTAGCCCAAACCGACTTGTGGCAGGCCGTAGCCAAGCTGTCCGACAACTATACCATGGTGTTTTCGGCTGTGATGGGTAGCGCGTACTACCCTCGGCTGGCGGCACTGAGCGGACAACTCGGCCAGCGTCGCCGACTGGTGCGCACGGTGCTGGTCGTGGTGGCCGCCGCTGCGGCCCTGGGCTTAGGGCTGCTGTGGCTGCTGCGCGGCTGGCTGCTGCCGCTGCTATTTACGCCGAGCTTCGCCGCGGCCGGGTTTCTGCTGGCCCCTCAGCTGCTCGGCGACTGGGCTAAGTTCCTGACCTGGACGCTCCTGTTTCAGCTCACGGCCCAGGCCCAGGTGGGGCGCTACGTGGCCGTGCAGGCTGCTTCGGCGGCCCTGCTGGCCGGGCTGCTGGCCCTGCTGCTGCCCCGCTACGGCCTGCTGGGCGCCCCGCTGGCCCACGCCGCGCGGTTTGGGCTGGTACTGGCCTGGGGGTTGTGGTACTTCCGGCGGGAGCTGTGGTAG
- a CDS encoding GNAT family N-acetyltransferase gives MPLLAALVSSLPGPLEPGGRYQVRQLPAAAAAPVLPPAYEPFLYLTPAHLALQRHAGLQAAFFLEDTHTGHTVAHLPVFGDEAGQAARSPWQAPFGAVQLAPELPTEVLAAFLEEVHRQLAARGVRRLMLRPYPFAYAPAASARLTHVLTRLGYRVALAEINNHLPCAADFRARLHPSERRRLHKCERHGLRFEQEPPLLLPWAYEFLSRCRQEKGQALSLPLERLQELFQQFPNQHFLFSVRNAQGEWAALTVAILVGNGVLYNFYPASPLAYNAFSPVVLLNAGLHAFCQASGLRLLDLGTSTLPEGLNQSLLQFKRHLGGVPSLKLTFEREL, from the coding sequence CCGGGGCCACTGGAGCCGGGCGGCCGGTACCAGGTGCGGCAACTGCCCGCCGCGGCCGCCGCCCCGGTGCTGCCGCCGGCCTACGAACCGTTTCTGTACCTGACGCCGGCGCACCTGGCTTTGCAGCGCCACGCGGGGTTGCAGGCAGCTTTCTTTCTGGAAGATACGCACACGGGCCACACCGTCGCGCACTTGCCCGTGTTCGGGGACGAGGCGGGGCAGGCGGCCCGCAGCCCCTGGCAGGCGCCGTTTGGGGCGGTGCAGCTGGCCCCGGAGCTGCCCACGGAGGTGCTGGCGGCATTTCTGGAGGAAGTACACCGGCAGCTGGCGGCCCGCGGGGTGCGGCGCCTCATGCTGCGGCCCTATCCCTTCGCCTACGCCCCCGCCGCCAGTGCCCGCCTCACCCACGTGCTCACGCGCCTGGGCTACCGCGTGGCCCTGGCTGAAATCAACAACCACCTGCCCTGCGCGGCTGATTTTCGGGCCCGCCTGCACCCGTCGGAGCGGCGGCGCCTGCACAAGTGCGAGCGGCACGGCCTGCGCTTCGAGCAGGAGCCGCCGCTGCTGCTGCCCTGGGCCTACGAGTTTCTGAGCCGCTGCCGCCAGGAGAAAGGCCAGGCGCTGTCCTTGCCCCTGGAGCGTCTGCAAGAGTTGTTTCAGCAGTTCCCCAACCAGCACTTTCTGTTTTCGGTGCGCAATGCCCAGGGCGAGTGGGCCGCCCTGACGGTGGCCATCCTGGTCGGCAACGGGGTGCTGTACAATTTCTATCCGGCTAGCCCGCTGGCTTATAATGCTTTCAGCCCGGTGGTGCTGCTCAACGCTGGCTTGCACGCCTTCTGCCAAGCCAGTGGCCTGCGCCTGCTCGACCTGGGCACGTCCACGCTGCCCGAGGGACTGAATCAGTCCCTGCTCCAGTTCAAGCGCCACCTGGGCGGCGTGCCCAGCCTCAAACTCACGTTTGAGCGGGAGCTGTGA